One part of the Campylobacter lari genome encodes these proteins:
- the pseF gene encoding pseudaminic acid cytidylyltransferase, with the protein MKNLCIIPARGGSKRIPRKNIIDFLGKPLIAYSIESALNSGIFDDVIISSDDCEIIEVALKYGAKTPFVRKKELSDDYASSTAVIQDAIITLEKQGKIYENVCCLYATAPLIDEFILKEAFEQFSQEECKFLFSACEFEYPIQRGFYLDDQNKVYMFDESNYDKRSQDLTKAYHDGGAFYFGKKEAWLEEDFMFKSHSKAFLLPRNKICDIDTFEDLEFAKILYRFQQ; encoded by the coding sequence ATGAAAAATCTTTGTATTATCCCTGCACGCGGTGGTTCTAAGCGTATTCCTAGAAAAAATATTATTGATTTTTTGGGAAAACCATTGATTGCTTATAGCATAGAAAGTGCTTTAAATTCGGGTATTTTTGATGATGTAATTATTTCAAGTGATGATTGTGAGATCATAGAAGTGGCTTTAAAGTATGGTGCTAAGACTCCTTTTGTGCGTAAAAAAGAACTAAGTGATGATTATGCAAGTTCAACCGCTGTAATCCAAGATGCCATCATCACTCTAGAAAAACAGGGTAAAATCTATGAAAATGTGTGTTGCTTATACGCAACTGCTCCACTTATAGATGAGTTTATCTTAAAAGAAGCTTTTGAACAATTTAGTCAAGAAGAATGTAAATTTTTATTTTCAGCTTGTGAATTTGAATACCCTATACAAAGAGGTTTTTACCTTGATGATCAAAATAAAGTTTACATGTTTGATGAGTCAAATTATGATAAACGCTCACAAGATCTTACTAAAGCTTACCATGATGGTGGTGCATTTTATTTTGGCAAAAAAGAAGCGTGGCTAGAAGAAGATTTTATGTTTAAATCTCATTCTAAAGCTTTTTTACTTCCAAGAAATAAAATTTGCGATATTGACACTTTTGAAGACTTAGAATTTGCTAAAATACTATATAGATTTCAACAATAG